GTTCAAAAAGCCGTTTCCGGATGGCTTCGCAACGCGCCTGGTGCTGACGCAGCCAAAGTCCCGCGGCGAAGTTAAGCTGGCCTCGTCCGACCCGCACGGCCTCCCGAGGATCCATCAGAACTTTCTCGATGCAGAGTATGATCGGCGGGTTCTCCGAGAGAGTTTCGATATCGCCCGGTCGCTGGCCTCGTCACCCGAGATGAAGCCATTCGTGAAAGCGGAAGTCGCACCCGGACCCGATTGTATCAGCGACGAGGCCATCATGGACTACACGAGAAAATCGCTGATTACGGTTCATCACCCCTGTGGGACATGCCGCATGGGCAGCGCCGCCGACGAACGGTGCGTGGTCGGCCCGGATTTGAAAGTGCACGGTTTCGATGGCCTCCGTGTCGTCGATGCATCGGTTTTCCCGGAGATTCCGAACGGCAATATCAACGCCGCGGTCATCATGGTGGCCGAACGGGCCGCCGATATGATTCTGCAGGGAACCGAACCAACCAGCCCTCCGTTGGCGAACCATAATTCAACCATTAACAAATAATTATGTTGTAATTATCGGTTTTTGGGTGTCTACTCTGATCAGCAGCGTGAACCAGAGGAGTGAATTATGTCAGCAACCGCGACGTCTGATACCGGTGCCAACAGGAAAGAAGCGCTGAAAGGTCTGCACTCCGACGTGTTCAGCGCGAACATGCATCCTTTCTGGGCAACCACCAAGGACGTGGAGCATGACGAAGTGGCGCAATTGATGTCGCCGCAAAAGGCCGTTCCCTGGGTGTGGAAATATTCCGATATCGGACCTTTGCTGGAACGGGCCGCCGAGCTGATCACCATGGCCGACAGCGACCGACGCTCTCTCGTTTTGGTCAATCCCGGGCTGGCGCCGCGGCGCGCTTCCGTCACGACCATGTATACAGCCTACCGTTTCAACGGGGTCGACGAGATCATGCCCCCGCACAAACATTCGGCGAGCGCCTGCCGTTTCGGTCTTCTGGGCGGCGGCAATTTCACCAGCGTTGAAGGCGAAAATGTCGTTTTCGGTCCAGGTGACATGATTTTGACGCCAAACGACGCCTGGCACAATTTCGGCAGCATCGGCAACGAGGGCGCCCTCAACCTTTCGGTTCTCGACTTCCCATTGGTGGAGACGCTGCACGCGCTGGAATTCCACCATCACTACACCGAGATGGAAAACGGAAAGGAAGTCGAAAAGAAGGAACAGTCCGCGCGCTATCCCGTTGACTACTCCAAGCTCGTTTATGGCCAGGGCGGTATGATGCCGCGCTTCGTGGATCATCACCGGGCGGGTGGCTTTGCATCCCCTCAGGTCGTCTATCGCTGGGAGGCGATGGAAACGCTGCTTGATGCTCACAAGGACCACGACGGCGATCCACATGACGGTATCATCATCGATTACGTCAATCCGCGAACCGGCGGACCCGTGTTCGAAACGATCAACTATTACATTCAGATGCTGCGCCCCGGCGAAAAGACGGCACCGAAGCGGGAGACAGCCAATCTGTTGCTGGCGCCATTCAAGGGCAAGGGACACTCCATCGTCGATGGAGAGCGATTTGACTGGGAAGAATTCGACACGCTGGCGGTTCCGGGTGGTTGCTGGGTGGAGCATGTCAATCCGTCCCAGACCGAACCGGTGATCCTGTTCGGCGCCACCGATTCTCCAACTCAGAAGAAACTCCATCTCTACAAGAGCTGGGGCCGCAACCAGGCAGGCGACCTGCTTCGTCTGGCATAGATCCGTAATCAGCCGGCGCCACATGGCGCCTAAGACCTCCCCACAAAACAGGCGAGAAAGCGACTATCCTTTGGCAGATGCTCTCAACACCACGCTTCTAGCGCATATTGACTGCCCCGGAGGGGGGCAGGTCTGGGTGGACGGCACGACCCTCTATATTGGACACATGCGTTTTCCCTCCGGGACAACCATCGTGGACGTGGCGGATCCGCGGCAACCGAAGGTGATCAGCAAAATCGGCGTTCCGGATGGCTGGCACTCACACAAGGTGCGCGTTGCAAACGACCTTATGCTCGTCAATCACGAAAAGATCGGTCAGGAAGGCGATCATAGCTTCGGCGGCGGTCTCGGTATCTATGACGTGGCCGATCCGTCCAACCCGCGCCTTCTGTCCAAATGGCGAACCGGCGGTCGCGGCGTTCACCGATACGATTTC
This portion of the Hoeflea prorocentri genome encodes:
- a CDS encoding cupin domain-containing protein, with amino-acid sequence MSATATSDTGANRKEALKGLHSDVFSANMHPFWATTKDVEHDEVAQLMSPQKAVPWVWKYSDIGPLLERAAELITMADSDRRSLVLVNPGLAPRRASVTTMYTAYRFNGVDEIMPPHKHSASACRFGLLGGGNFTSVEGENVVFGPGDMILTPNDAWHNFGSIGNEGALNLSVLDFPLVETLHALEFHHHYTEMENGKEVEKKEQSARYPVDYSKLVYGQGGMMPRFVDHHRAGGFASPQVVYRWEAMETLLDAHKDHDGDPHDGIIIDYVNPRTGGPVFETINYYIQMLRPGEKTAPKRETANLLLAPFKGKGHSIVDGERFDWEEFDTLAVPGGCWVEHVNPSQTEPVILFGATDSPTQKKLHLYKSWGRNQAGDLLRLA